The following are encoded in a window of Gemmatimonadaceae bacterium genomic DNA:
- the aroF gene encoding 3-deoxy-7-phosphoheptulonate synthase — MILITKAQITEAELDHIRERVEAMGGRTHVSRGEQRTIVGCIGDESLLREAALLAIPGVESVTPVLKPYKLAGRDFRPDGTVVRFGDAAGTAIGGRALVVIAGPCSVEGREMLARTALAVRDAGAAMLRGGAFKPRTSPYAFQGLGHAALRMLREVRTATGLPTVTEVMDTRQVETVAEHADMLQIGARNMQNFPLLAEVGSTQRPVLIKRGMSATVSELLMAAEYVMAQGNANVVLCERGIRTFETATRNTLDVSAIPVLKRETHLPVIVDPSHAGGRAYLVEPLAFAAVAAGADGLMIEVHPQPEHALSDGDQSLSVEAFERLMQRLPAFAHAAGRTMSRSNATAEAVA, encoded by the coding sequence ATGATCCTCATCACCAAGGCACAGATCACCGAGGCAGAGTTGGACCATATCCGCGAACGCGTGGAGGCGATGGGCGGCCGCACGCACGTCTCGCGCGGGGAGCAGCGCACGATCGTCGGCTGCATCGGCGACGAGTCGTTGTTGCGCGAGGCCGCGCTGCTGGCCATTCCCGGTGTGGAATCGGTGACGCCGGTGCTCAAGCCATACAAGCTGGCGGGTCGCGACTTCCGGCCGGACGGCACGGTGGTGCGGTTCGGCGACGCGGCGGGCACGGCGATCGGCGGACGGGCGCTGGTCGTGATCGCGGGGCCGTGCTCGGTGGAAGGGCGCGAGATGCTCGCGCGCACGGCGCTGGCAGTGCGCGACGCCGGCGCCGCGATGCTCCGCGGCGGCGCGTTCAAGCCGCGCACGTCGCCGTATGCGTTTCAGGGGTTGGGCCATGCGGCGCTGCGCATGCTCCGCGAGGTGCGAACGGCCACCGGCCTGCCGACCGTCACCGAGGTGATGGATACCCGCCAGGTGGAGACGGTGGCCGAGCACGCGGACATGCTGCAGATCGGCGCCCGCAACATGCAGAACTTTCCGCTCCTGGCCGAAGTGGGGAGCACGCAGCGTCCGGTGCTGATCAAGCGCGGCATGTCCGCCACCGTGAGCGAACTGCTGATGGCCGCCGAGTATGTGATGGCGCAGGGCAATGCCAACGTGGTGCTCTGCGAGCGCGGCATCCGCACGTTCGAGACCGCCACCCGCAACACGCTCGACGTGTCGGCCATTCCGGTGCTCAAGCGCGAGACCCATCTGCCCGTGATCGTGGATCCCAGCCACGCCGGCGGGCGGGCGTATCTGGTGGAGCCGCTGGCGTTCGCGGCCGTGGCCGCGGGAGCGGACGGGTTGATGATTGAGGTGCACCCGCAGCCGGAGCACGCGCTGTCGGACGGCGATCAATCGCTGAGCGTGGAGGCGTTCGAGCGCCTGATGCAGCGGCTGCCGGCGTTCGCGCATGCCGCGGGGCGGACCATGTCGCGCAGCAACGCAACGGCGGAGGCGGTGGCATGA
- a CDS encoding prephenate dehydrogenase: MGERSGCVGIVGLGLIGGSLARDLIARGVDVIAYDRQVERLRALTDATLARVRLVDALHEVAAAQAVVIAVPVTAALSVLDSLAPALTPRHLVMDVGGTKAAIEARAETLGIGDRFVGCHPLAGDHRSGWDASRAGLFAGAPVFVCQPASGGEDRVVAAEEFWRALGAAPVRVGAAAHDQRLGLTSHLPHMLASALVLALQGAGVARAELGPGGRDMTRLAASPPELWTDIALQNADALASALDACEATLRSLRHEIGARDAARIEERLARATRWFDDG, translated from the coding sequence GTGGGCGAACGGTCGGGATGCGTGGGGATCGTGGGACTCGGATTGATTGGAGGGTCGCTGGCGCGCGATCTGATTGCGCGCGGCGTGGACGTGATCGCGTATGACCGGCAGGTGGAGCGATTGCGAGCGCTGACGGATGCAACGTTGGCCCGTGTGCGGCTGGTGGATGCGCTCCACGAAGTGGCCGCCGCGCAGGCGGTGGTGATCGCCGTGCCCGTGACCGCGGCGCTCTCGGTGCTCGACTCACTGGCGCCGGCACTCACGCCGAGGCACCTGGTGATGGACGTGGGCGGCACCAAGGCGGCGATCGAGGCCCGCGCCGAAACGCTGGGCATCGGGGACCGCTTCGTGGGCTGTCATCCGCTGGCGGGAGATCATCGTTCGGGGTGGGACGCGTCCCGAGCCGGGCTCTTTGCCGGCGCGCCGGTGTTCGTGTGCCAGCCGGCGAGCGGCGGCGAGGATCGCGTGGTGGCGGCCGAGGAATTCTGGCGAGCGCTCGGTGCGGCGCCGGTGCGCGTGGGGGCGGCGGCGCATGACCAGCGGCTGGGTCTCACCAGCCACCTGCCGCACATGCTCGCCTCGGCGCTGGTGCTCGCGCTGCAGGGCGCCGGCGTGGCCCGCGCCGAGTTGGGACCCGGCGGTCGCGACATGACTCGGCTGGCGGCGAGCCCGCCGGAACTCTGGACGGACATCGCGCTCCAGAATGCGGACGCGCTCGCCAGCGCGCTCGATGCGTGCGAGGCGACGCTGCGGAGCCTGCGGCACGAGATCGGGGCGCGGGACGCGGCCCGCATCGAGGAGCGGCTGGCGCGGGCCACCCGGTGGTTCGACGACGGGTGA
- a CDS encoding DUF4382 domain-containing protein, translating to MAFSSYSRAAGAAALLAVAAVVAACSSTTAAKSTGTGTVAVQLTDAPFSTDSVKSVDVFVVRVDGRTAEADSATAAMGARDDSATVGGWTPLATPNVSVNLLAYQNGVSLPLGSANMPAGNYLGFRLVIDPTRSSVTLKNGTVLSGTSTPSVMFPSGSRSGIKIILTQPVTITANQTTTVLVDFMVDSSFVMRGGTMMQNGLMFKPVIHASIKP from the coding sequence ATGGCATTTTCTTCATACAGCCGCGCCGCCGGCGCCGCCGCTTTGCTGGCAGTTGCCGCAGTTGTCGCCGCTTGCAGTTCGACCACGGCAGCCAAATCGACTGGAACCGGCACGGTGGCCGTGCAGCTCACCGATGCGCCGTTCTCGACGGACTCGGTGAAGAGCGTGGACGTGTTCGTGGTGCGCGTGGACGGACGCACGGCCGAGGCCGACTCGGCGACGGCGGCGATGGGCGCCAGGGACGACAGCGCGACGGTGGGCGGTTGGACGCCGCTCGCCACGCCCAACGTGAGCGTCAACCTGCTGGCGTATCAGAACGGAGTGTCGCTGCCCCTCGGCTCCGCCAACATGCCGGCCGGGAACTACCTCGGGTTTCGCCTCGTCATCGATCCCACGCGATCGAGCGTCACGTTGAAGAACGGGACGGTGCTGAGCGGCACGAGCACGCCCAGCGTCATGTTCCCGAGCGGGTCGCGGAGCGGGATCAAGATCATCCTCACGCAGCCCGTGACCATCACGGCGAACCAGACCACCACGGTGCTGGTGGACTTCATGGTGGACAGCAGCTTCGTGATGCGCGGCGGCACGATGATGCAGAACGGACTGATGTTCAAGCCGGTGATCCACGCGTCGATCAAGCCCTGA
- a CDS encoding chorismate mutase → MSHTVADVDAAQRELAGLRREIEETDRAIIRLVAGRIQLARRVGAAKRIAGLPALDPAQEAAVVRRASEMAREEGAPEEDVRYLFWHLIGTSRRVQLTED, encoded by the coding sequence ATGAGTCACACCGTAGCTGACGTCGACGCCGCGCAGCGGGAGCTGGCCGGCCTGCGGCGCGAGATCGAGGAGACGGATCGCGCCATCATCCGGCTGGTGGCCGGGCGCATCCAACTGGCGCGTCGCGTGGGGGCGGCCAAGCGCATCGCGGGACTGCCGGCGCTGGATCCGGCGCAGGAAGCGGCGGTGGTGCGGCGGGCGAGCGAGATGGCGCGCGAGGAAGGCGCGCCCGAGGAGGACGTGCGCTACCTGTTCTGGCACCTGATCGGGACGTCGCGCCGCGTCCAGCTCACGGAGGATTGA